The following proteins are encoded in a genomic region of Penaeus chinensis breed Huanghai No. 1 chromosome 10, ASM1920278v2, whole genome shotgun sequence:
- the LOC125029555 gene encoding uncharacterized protein DDB_G0271670-like codes for SSSSSSSSSSSSSSSSSSSSSSSSSSSSSSSSSSSSSSSSSSSSSSSSSSSSSSSSSSSSSSSSSSSSSSSSSSSSSSSSSSSSSSSSSSSSSSSSSSSSSSSSSSSSSSSSSSSSSSSSSSSSSSSSSSSSSSSSSSSSSSSSSSSSSSSSSSSSSSSSSSSSSSSSSSSSSSSSSSSSSSSSSSSSSSSSSSSSSSSSSSSSSSSSSSSSSSSSSSSSSSSSSSSSSSSSSSSSSSSSSSSSSSSSSSSSSSSSSSSSSSSSSSSSSSSSSSSSSSSSSSSSSSSSSSSSSSSSSSSSSSSSSSSSSSSSSSSSSSSSSSSSSSSSSSSSSSSSSS; via the coding sequence agtagtagtagtagtagtagtagtagtagtagtagtagtagtagtagtagtagtagtagtagtagtagtagtagtagtagtagtagtagtagtagtagtagtagtagtagtagtagtagtagtagtagtagtagtagtagtagtagtagtagtagtagtagtagtagtagtagtagtagtagtagtagtagtagtagtagtagtagtagtagtagtagtagtagtagtagtagtagtagtagtagtagtagtagtagtagtagtagtagtagtagtagtagtagtagtagtagtagtagtagtagtagtagtagtagtagtagtagtagtagtagtagtagtagtagtagtagtagtagtagtagtagtagtagtagtagtagtagtagtagtagtagtagtagtagtagtagtagtagtagtagtagtagtagtagtagtagtagtagtagtagtagtagtagtagtagtagtagtagtagtagtagtagtagtagtagtagtagtagtagtagtagtagtagtagtagtagtagtagtagtagtagtagtagtagtagtagtagtagtagtagtagtagtagtagtagtagtagtagtagtagtagtagtagtagtagtagtagtagtagtagtagtagtagtagtagtagtagtagtagtagtagtagtagtagtagtagtagtagtagtagtagtagtagtagtagtagtagtagtagtagtagtagtagtagtagtagtagtagtagtagtagtagtagtagtagtagtagtagtagtagtagtagtagtagtagtagtagtagtagtagtagtagtagtagtagtagtagtagtagtagtagtagtagtagtagtagtagtagtagtagtagtagtagtagtagtagtagtagtagtagtagtagtagtagtagtagtagtagtagtagtagtagtagtagtagtagtagtagtagtagtagtagtagtagtagtagtagtagtagtagtagtagtagtagtagtagt